Genomic DNA from Bacillus alveayuensis:
GAAGGGTAAGTATGGAGCGCTATACGGTGAGGACAGAAAAAGAAATTTCTATTAAAAAAATGCTCTTGATTGCCGGAATCATTTTTGCTGCTTTTAATTTGCGTCCTGCTATTACATCGGTCGGACCGCTCATCGGTTATATTCGTGAAGATCTCGGAATCTCCAACGGGGTTGCAGGTTTACTAACGACTATCCCGTTAATCGTTTTTGCGGTTCTTTCGCCATTAGCTCCGAAATTTGCAAGCCGATACGGAAATGAAACGGCGATTTTTGCCGGGTTAGTCGTGCTTCTTGCAGGAATGATTATTCGAACATTCGGAGCGATGATTGGTCTTCTTTTAGGAACTGTGTTAATTGGAGTAGGCATTGCCATTGGAAATGTGCTTCTTCCGGGTATTGTAAAAGAACGGTTCCCGGATAAAATCGGACTGATGACAAGCGTTTATTCAACAGCTATGGGAATGCTTGCAGGGATCGCTTCCGGTTTAGCAATTCCGTTGTCGGAAGGATTAAAATTTGGATGGAAAAATGCCTTGTTATTTTGGACGATGTTCGTGATTTTGGCGATATGTTTATGGTTTCCCCTAATTAGTGGAAAACAAAGATCCGCAAAACCGCCAACTGTACATATTTCAAATGGTTTTTTGCTCCGGTCGCCGCTGGCATGGCAAGTCACATTTTTTATGGGTCTTCAATCGTTCTTATTTTATAGTATGGTTGCATGGCTTCCTGAAATTTTGCAGGCGGACGGATTAAGTGCTTCAACAGCTGGTTGGATGCTGTTTCTTGTGCAAATTGCTGGCTTGCCGGCAACATTTGCCGCTCCGGCACTGTCGGACAAATATGCAGATCAAAGGCGAATTGTAGCGGTTTTAGGAGCAATTTATTTAGCAGGTCTCGTTGGATTATTGTATGGCGGGCCTCTTTTACTCATTGTCTTTTGGATTATAT
This window encodes:
- a CDS encoding CP family cyanate transporter-like MFS transporter (product_source=KO:K03449; cath_funfam=1.20.1250.20; cog=COG2807; ko=KO:K03449; pfam=PF07690; superfamily=103473; tigrfam=TIGR00896; transmembrane_helix_parts=Inside_1_11,TMhelix_12_34,Outside_35_53,TMhelix_54_73,Inside_74_79,TMhelix_80_99,Outside_100_103,TMhelix_104_126,Inside_127_138,TMhelix_139_161,Outside_162_175,TMhelix_176_195,Inside_196_215,TMhelix_216_238,Outside_239_252,TMhelix_253_275,Inside_276_283,TMhelix_284_303,Outside_304_307,TMhelix_308_330,Inside_331_342,TMhelix_343_365,Outside_366_369,TMhelix_370_387,Inside_388_388), coding for MERYTVRTEKEISIKKMLLIAGIIFAAFNLRPAITSVGPLIGYIREDLGISNGVAGLLTTIPLIVFAVLSPLAPKFASRYGNETAIFAGLVVLLAGMIIRTFGAMIGLLLGTVLIGVGIAIGNVLLPGIVKERFPDKIGLMTSVYSTAMGMLAGIASGLAIPLSEGLKFGWKNALLFWTMFVILAICLWFPLISGKQRSAKPPTVHISNGFLLRSPLAWQVTFFMGLQSFLFYSMVAWLPEILQADGLSASTAGWMLFLVQIAGLPATFAAPALSDKYADQRRIVAVLGAIYLAGLVGLLYGGPLLLIVFWIILIGIGQGASIGLVLALFGLRTRSSEQASALSGMAQSIGYLLAAFGPILIGVLYDKTHSWVVPILLFIAVCVMMIIA